Genomic DNA from Candidatus Nitrosopumilus koreensis AR1:
TATGTAAGTAACATCTATGGGATAACAAAAGACAGCATACTCTTCAAGCTACATCATACTGAAAAGAGTGATCTCTTCATGATGATCTCGACTTCAGGAGTTTGGTTAACTGAAGTAAAAATTGATCAAGTGGAACCAAACAAGCTACTCAAAAGATTACGAAGTGATCTTCTCAGGTTAAAATTAAAAAAGATAAAACAGATTGGGGCAGAACGAATTGCGTACTTTACATTTGAAGGATTTGGAAAAGAGTTTGTGTTAGTTGGTGAATTTTTTGGTGATGGGAATATCTTACTCTGTAATGATGAAATGAAGATTCTAGCATTGCAGCATTCAATTGATGTAAGACACAGAAAGCTAAGTGTAGGTTTAGAATATGTCACGCCTCCTCAAAGTGGGCTGGACATTTTTAATTTATCAGAATCTGACTTTGAAGATATTAAAACTACTGAACTGGTCGCAGCAAAATGGTTTGGAAGAACTCTGGGTTTACCAAAAAAATATGTTGAAGGTATTTTTGAAATTGCAAACGTAGATCCAAAAAAAATTGGAAATCTCTTAACTGATTTAGAAATTAAAAGAATCTTTGAGACCACAAAAAAAATTGTTTCAGATATTATTTCAGAAAATCATGATCCTGTAATTGTAAGAAATGAAAAAACAGAAGTTTTGCCAATCCAGCTTGGAAAATTAGAAGGTAATGTTACTAAAACAAACAGCTTCATAGAAGGACTAGATACTGTTTTTACACAAAACATCGTAGAGAAAGGAAAATCCATCCAATCAAGTGGTTCTAGTAAGAAGATAAAGGAACTCCAAACCCAAATTTCTGAGCAAGAAAAAGCAATTGAAACAGTAAAAGAGAGATCAAAAAATATCACAAATGTAGCAAATTCTCTTTTTGAGATGGTCTCAAAAGGAATTATATCAATTGAGGATGCATCGGCCCAAGAAATTTTATCAAATAACAATGCAAAACTGATTACTGAAAAAGGAATTCCACTAATTGTAATTCAGGATGAAAAAATAAAGATAAACATCAAAGCTCCTCTTCAGTCAATTGCATCTACATTATTTAATGAAGCAAAGAAGCAGTCAGGTGCAATCAGCTCAATCGAAGAGATCAAATCAAAAACCTTGAAAAAATTAGAAAAATTACAAAATAAAACGGACTCTGAAAAAGATTCAGTTCTGGTTTCTGAAATTAGAAAGAAGAATTGGTATGAAAGGTATAGGTGGTTTTACACATCTGATGGATTTTTGGTAATTGGTGGCAGAGATGCTGCATCAAACTCAGCTGTTGTAAGAAAACATTTGGCCAAAAATGATAAAATTTTTCACGGTGACATTTTCGGTTCTCCATTTTTTATTATCAAAGATGCACAAAATGCACCTGATACTAGTATGAATGAAGTTGCACATGCTACAGTTTGTTTTAGTAGAGCATGGAGAGAAGGAATGTATGGTGTAAGTGCATACTGGGTTAATCCAGAACAAGTGAAAAAATCTGCTCCAAGTGGAGAATTTCTTCCAAAAGGATCATTTACAATTGAAGGACAGAGAAATTTCATTAAGAGTGGAAATCTCAAACTAGCTGTGGGAATTATACCGCAAGAAGATGGCTATGCGTTAACATGCGGCCCTCCAGATCCAATTAAAAAAAACTCGATCTGTTATGCAATAATTGAACCTCAAGGAATTGAGATGGTGGATGCTGCAAAAAAAATTAAGATAGAGTTCTTAAAAATTCATGAAGAAATTACTAAAAAAATTAGTATTGATGAATTTGTTCGTGTAATGCCTGCAGGAAAAAGCCAGGTAAAAGATGTGAGTAGGGGCGAAGCAGATATTCAAAATTTTATTGATAGTGAATTGGATTAGCAGAATCAGTGTCAAGTGATAATTTCATTCCGTTATTAATTGAAGAAAATTCTTTCTCAGATAGAATTACTAGTGGTATGTTTGCAAGTGCACACCCAGTAGCCACTGTAAGATCTGCCTTTTGACAAATCATTGCAAGAGGTGCAGTACCATTTGATTTGATAGAATAAATTGTATATGCGCCAACACTACTTCCAACACCTGAAGGAAAAACTAGAATCGTATCTTTGATTGATTTTTGATATAGGTCATGACTTTTGTCACTAATGACTCCAGTTTTTTTATCTACCGTACCTAGAAAATTAATGGCATCTCTTGATTTTAGGACGGTCCCTTCAACTTTTCCTGAAACTAATACCTTCATCTCGTCTCATCTTCTATGATTTGGGATAGTGGTTTTAGATTTACACCAACACCATTGGAATTTTT
This window encodes:
- the rqcH gene encoding ribosome rescue protein RqcH — encoded protein: MALSGIELRYLVDKISEQVEDYYVSNIYGITKDSILFKLHHTEKSDLFMMISTSGVWLTEVKIDQVEPNKLLKRLRSDLLRLKLKKIKQIGAERIAYFTFEGFGKEFVLVGEFFGDGNILLCNDEMKILALQHSIDVRHRKLSVGLEYVTPPQSGLDIFNLSESDFEDIKTTELVAAKWFGRTLGLPKKYVEGIFEIANVDPKKIGNLLTDLEIKRIFETTKKIVSDIISENHDPVIVRNEKTEVLPIQLGKLEGNVTKTNSFIEGLDTVFTQNIVEKGKSIQSSGSSKKIKELQTQISEQEKAIETVKERSKNITNVANSLFEMVSKGIISIEDASAQEILSNNNAKLITEKGIPLIVIQDEKIKINIKAPLQSIASTLFNEAKKQSGAISSIEEIKSKTLKKLEKLQNKTDSEKDSVLVSEIRKKNWYERYRWFYTSDGFLVIGGRDAASNSAVVRKHLAKNDKIFHGDIFGSPFFIIKDAQNAPDTSMNEVAHATVCFSRAWREGMYGVSAYWVNPEQVKKSAPSGEFLPKGSFTIEGQRNFIKSGNLKLAVGIIPQEDGYALTCGPPDPIKKNSICYAIIEPQGIEMVDAAKKIKIEFLKIHEEITKKISIDEFVRVMPAGKSQVKDVSRGEADIQNFIDSELD
- a CDS encoding aconitase X swivel domain-containing protein, with translation MKVLVSGKVEGTVLKSRDAINFLGTVDKKTGVISDKSHDLYQKSIKDTILVFPSGVGSSVGAYTIYSIKSNGTAPLAMICQKADLTVATGCALANIPLVILSEKEFSSINNGMKLSLDTDSANPIHYQ